Genomic segment of Chromatiales bacterium:
ATCCCAGGCGCTCTGGAACCGAAACCCGGATCAGCTCGTAGCCGATCTCCGGGTACCCGGCCAGTGTGTCCGCCACCTCACCGGCCTTGGGCAGATCGCTCTTGTTCAGCACGATGACGGCCCGCAGCCGCTGGTTCTCCGCCGCGACCAGGTAGCGGTCGATCAGAGACAACGGGGTCGCCGGTTCGACGGCGACGACGATCACGAGCTGGGTGAGATTCGCCGCCAGTGGCCGGGATCGACCGCTGGCGGTGATGCGTTCCAGGAGATTGTTTCGGGGCAGCAGCCGTTCAATGACCGCCGTGCCGTCGCCGGTGACACGACACTCGACCCGATCTCCGGCGACCAGGTCGTCCGAACTGCGGCGGAGCAGACAGTCGAGGCGCTCGCCGTTCTCTGTTTCAACGATCGCCTGCGAACCGTGGCGTACGACCACGGTGCCGCGAACGACGGCGTTGTCAGCGTGCGGCGGGGAACTTGTAGTAGCTGGCATTCAGATGGTCGACCACGGCGACGATGTCGTCCTCGAACCATTTCAGTCCCAGTGACTGTTCGCACCGGCCGACCTGCGCGTGCAGCGCATCGCGCGTCGTAACCCTGCGGCTGGCGCGGGTGTACGGTGAACTGTCGTGACAGTGCATGCAGTTTTCGTCGTGCAATGTCTTGCCATCGGCCGCAAGCGCGGTAGGTCCGGCTGCGGTCGCCACGACGAGCGCGGCCGACAGGCCGATGAGATCGCGAAGAGTCGACATACGAGGGCTCCAGGGGGCGGGTGGGGGCGACATTGTTCGGGTAACGCTGGCCGGCGGCGAGTCGGGCTGTCAGGCGGATTCAAGTCCGGCAAGCCGATCGATGCGCTGGGATGCCGGCGGATGACTGTGATGAAACGCCGAATACAGTGGGTCGACGGTCAACGAGGACGCGTTGTCACGATAGAGCTTGACCAGGGCGTTGATCAGAGAGCGTGCCCTGGCATGTCGGGCCGCGAACGCGTCCGCGGCAAATTCGTCGCGCCGGCTGAGCCAGGAGAACAGCGGCTGCAACAAGACCATCGCGACGGGCGCAACGAGGATGAACAGGACCAGCCCGAGATACTGCGACGGCAGCTCGACGCCGAGGCCGCGCTGGAACGCCGGGCTTTCGATGAGATATGCGGCGAGTGCGAACAGTGCGACCGCGAGTCCGGCGATGCCGAGCAGACGTCGGGTGACGTGATGCAGCCGGAAATGGCCGAGTTCGTGCGCGAGCACGGCCTCGATCTCGTCGCCTTCGAGGCGCTCGAGCAGCGTGTCGAACAGCACGATGCGTTTGTTGCGCCCGAAACCCGTGAAGAACGCATTGCCGTGCGCGGAGCGGCGCGAACCGTCCATGACCTTGACGCCGCGGTCGCGAAATCCACAGCGTTGCAGAAGCTCGCCCAGGCGCGCGGCGAGATCGGCATCGTCGAGGCCGCGAAACCGATTGAACAGCGGTGCGATCACGGCCGGATACAGCCAGGTCATCAGCAGCGTGAAGGCGATCCACACCAGCGCCCCGGCGATCCACCAACGGTCACCGAGGGCGTCGATCAACCACAGCAGCAGAGCGACAAGCGGCGTGCCGAGCGCCAGCATCAGCAAGGTTCCAACCACCAGATCGCGAATGAACAGCATCGGGGTCGTGCGGTTGAATCCGAAGCGCTTTTCAGTCACGAATGTCTGCCATGCATTCATCGGCACGGCGAGAGCACCGTTGATCAGCAGCACGGACAGCAGCACGGCCAGACCGGTTCCAAGTGTGCCGAACTGGTAGGTCCGCCAGAAGACATCCAGCCAGGCCAGCCCGCCGCCGAGTGTCCAGCCGAGCAGGACCAGAGCGCCGAACACGAGATCGATCATCCCGAGCCGGGTGTTTTCGATCCCGTAGGCGATGGCGCGCTGGTGATCGGCCAGCGAGATCTCGTCGGAGAAACGTGCGGGCACGCGGTCGCGGTGTCGCGCGAGATGTCCGAGCTGTCGCGATGCCAGCCAGATCTGCACGATCGTCGTGGCCGCCAGCGCGACCGCAAACGTCACAGTCACGCCGAATTCACTCATGATGCGCAAGCACACTGCTTGGCCAAGCGGCTAGAATCACGGCCCGATTCCAGGCCACCCGCGAATACCCGCCGACGATGA
This window contains:
- the rsgA gene encoding ribosome small subunit-dependent GTPase A, yielding MVVRHGSQAIVETENGERLDCLLRRSSDDLVAGDRVECRVTGDGTAVIERLLPRNNLLERITASGRSRPLAANLTQLVIVVAVEPATPLSLIDRYLVAAENQRLRAVIVLNKSDLPKAGEVADTLAGYPEIGYELIRVSVPERLGWNTLLDSLHAQVSAFVGVSGVGKSSIVAELLGDDSIRTGAVSQATGIGRHTTTETVRYRLEPQDGALIDSPGVRSFRLGTLERSEVARGFREFRPFLGRCRFRDCRHLEEPGCAVREAAEEGQITRQRLESFWQIAAELAP
- a CDS encoding cytochrome c, producing MSTLRDLIGLSAALVVATAAGPTALAADGKTLHDENCMHCHDSSPYTRASRRVTTRDALHAQVGRCEQSLGLKWFEDDIVAVVDHLNASYYKFPAAR
- a CDS encoding M48 family metallopeptidase, which encodes MSEFGVTVTFAVALAATTIVQIWLASRQLGHLARHRDRVPARFSDEISLADHQRAIAYGIENTRLGMIDLVFGALVLLGWTLGGGLAWLDVFWRTYQFGTLGTGLAVLLSVLLINGALAVPMNAWQTFVTEKRFGFNRTTPMLFIRDLVVGTLLMLALGTPLVALLLWLIDALGDRWWIAGALVWIAFTLLMTWLYPAVIAPLFNRFRGLDDADLAARLGELLQRCGFRDRGVKVMDGSRRSAHGNAFFTGFGRNKRIVLFDTLLERLEGDEIEAVLAHELGHFRLHHVTRRLLGIAGLAVALFALAAYLIESPAFQRGLGVELPSQYLGLVLFILVAPVAMVLLQPLFSWLSRRDEFAADAFAARHARARSLINALVKLYRDNASSLTVDPLYSAFHHSHPPASQRIDRLAGLESA